One stretch of Schlesneria sp. DSM 10557 DNA includes these proteins:
- a CDS encoding GspE/PulE family protein: MVFGFGKKNQNTRHEEDDDDDDDDVELVNFQGAMNGNTADMAANARLVQAALRPTKDLITDAIERRAEVIRVDVKGERAQVALSIDGMPYSGGRLAKQQASAIFQMLKVLSGLDARLKGKAQSGGVKAEFLGKKYELSVEFTPQAEGTERLVVRVRDLSQKLETPMDLGFSDSLRQTIREVTGHRHGLIICCGPAGSGVTTTTYALLRGIDVYLYSIYSIANTTRELLNIKKFEVNPGDDIATSMGRMMREEADVIFVDPIRDQDTAQQLFSVADSICIVSEMQAKDCSSAIVQLREWAGDPQMASERIDAVFSPKLVRLLCTECREAFRPNPKLLEKVGLPPETKVLYRKGEPIVNEKTGEEEEPCEKCKGVGFYGRVAMMEVIIVSDPLRKLIASGAPADQIKALARAEGCLTFHKDGLRLVSEGKTSLEELQRVFKS, translated from the coding sequence ATGGTCTTCGGGTTTGGAAAGAAGAATCAAAATACCCGCCACGAGGAAGACGACGACGATGATGATGACGATGTCGAACTGGTCAATTTCCAGGGTGCCATGAATGGAAACACCGCCGACATGGCCGCCAACGCGCGCCTGGTCCAGGCGGCACTCCGTCCCACCAAGGACCTGATTACGGACGCGATCGAGCGGCGGGCCGAAGTCATTCGTGTCGATGTGAAAGGGGAGCGGGCTCAGGTCGCTCTCTCGATCGACGGAATGCCTTATTCCGGTGGCCGGCTGGCCAAACAGCAGGCCTCCGCCATCTTCCAGATGCTGAAAGTCCTTTCGGGGCTTGATGCCCGGTTGAAAGGAAAGGCCCAGTCGGGGGGCGTGAAAGCCGAATTCCTGGGCAAAAAGTACGAACTTTCGGTCGAATTCACTCCTCAGGCCGAGGGGACCGAGCGACTGGTTGTGCGCGTTCGGGACCTCAGCCAGAAGCTGGAAACGCCGATGGATCTCGGTTTCAGCGATTCGCTGCGCCAGACGATCCGTGAAGTCACGGGCCACCGGCACGGCCTGATCATCTGCTGTGGCCCCGCGGGATCAGGGGTGACGACGACCACCTACGCACTGCTGCGCGGGATCGACGTTTACCTGTATTCGATCTATTCGATCGCCAATACAACGCGGGAACTGCTGAATATCAAGAAATTCGAAGTCAACCCGGGCGACGACATCGCGACGTCCATGGGTCGAATGATGCGCGAAGAGGCGGATGTGATCTTCGTCGATCCAATCCGGGACCAGGACACGGCTCAGCAACTCTTCAGCGTCGCCGACAGTATCTGCATCGTCAGCGAAATGCAGGCGAAAGACTGCTCCAGTGCGATCGTGCAGTTGCGCGAATGGGCAGGGGATCCGCAGATGGCGAGCGAGCGGATCGACGCCGTTTTCAGCCCCAAGCTGGTCCGTCTGCTCTGTACAGAATGTCGCGAGGCCTTCCGTCCCAATCCCAAACTGCTGGAGAAAGTGGGTCTCCCTCCGGAAACGAAGGTCCTGTATCGCAAGGGGGAACCGATCGTTAACGAGAAGACCGGTGAAGAAGAGGAACCGTGCGAAAAGTGCAAAGGGGTCGGCTTTTACGGTCGAGTGGCGATGATGGAAGTGATCATCGTTTCGGACCCGCTGCGCAAACTGATTGCGTCGGGGGCTCCTGCAGACCAGATTAAGGCACTTGCGCGGGCTGAAGGCTGTCTGACGTTCCATAAAGATGGTCTGCGACTGGTGTCAGAGGGGAAAACTTCGCTGGAAGAGCTCCAGCGCGTCTTTAAATCGTAG
- the dapA gene encoding 4-hydroxy-tetrahydrodipicolinate synthase — translation MIRKGEQFAGLTVAIVTPFKNGQVDEVALKKMVDWQISQGTNGLCPVGTTGESPTLSTKEHERVIAIVCEHAAGRIKVMAGTGSNSTAEAIELTRFAKSAGADGAMMVAPYYNKPTGEGFYQHYRAVAEAVDIPIILYNIPGRTAKNMEPDVVARIAEIPSVVAIKEATGSMDQASQTLAQTNLTVLSGDDSLTLPLLAMGGSGIVSVVGNIVPADMLQLLKAFKAGDMAEAQRWHFKLFSLCRDMLGIATNPIPVKVAMKMLGRDTGELRLPLTPLSAAEEERLRKTLQAYGLLS, via the coding sequence ATGATACGTAAAGGCGAACAATTCGCTGGTTTGACCGTCGCGATCGTCACCCCATTCAAGAATGGTCAGGTCGATGAAGTCGCGCTGAAGAAAATGGTCGACTGGCAGATTTCTCAGGGGACAAACGGCCTTTGTCCCGTTGGTACGACGGGCGAATCCCCGACATTGTCCACGAAAGAGCACGAACGGGTCATCGCGATCGTCTGCGAACATGCGGCCGGCCGGATCAAGGTCATGGCCGGAACGGGATCCAACAGCACGGCCGAAGCCATTGAGCTGACTCGTTTTGCGAAGTCGGCGGGTGCCGACGGCGCGATGATGGTCGCCCCGTACTACAACAAGCCAACCGGCGAAGGGTTCTACCAGCACTACCGTGCGGTCGCGGAAGCGGTTGATATCCCGATTATTCTGTACAACATTCCCGGCCGAACCGCGAAGAACATGGAACCGGATGTGGTCGCCCGCATCGCCGAAATCCCCAGTGTCGTCGCGATTAAGGAAGCCACCGGTTCGATGGACCAGGCTTCTCAGACACTCGCCCAGACGAATCTGACCGTTCTCAGCGGCGACGACAGCCTGACACTGCCGCTGCTGGCCATGGGAGGGAGCGGAATTGTGTCGGTCGTGGGGAACATCGTTCCGGCCGACATGCTGCAGTTGCTGAAGGCCTTCAAGGCGGGCGACATGGCCGAAGCCCAGCGCTGGCACTTCAAGCTGTTTTCGCTGTGCCGCGACATGCTGGGGATCGCCACCAATCCGATCCCGGTCAAGGTCGCCATGAAGATGCTGGGCCGCGATACGGGCGAACTTCGGCTGCCACTGACACCGTTGTCGGCTGCGGAAGAAGAACGATTGCGAAAGACATTGCAGGCCTATGGCCTGCTGTCCTAA
- a CDS encoding NAD(P)-dependent oxidoreductase, which produces MTSAAISPGVTRIGWIGTGVMGSSMVGHLIAAGYAATVYTRSKSKADPLVAKGAKWADSPKKVAEQSDVVFSIVGFPSDVREVLLGENGALAGSKAGTILVDMTTSEPSLAVEIHEKAREKGVHSVDAPVSGGDIGAKNAALSIMIGGDKEVVDALNPLFSTMGKTLVYQGKAGSGQHAKMANQILIATNMIGVCESLLYGYKAGLDLPTMLQSVGPGAAGSWSLNNLGPRIISDNFDPGFFVEHFIKDMGIALSEAKRMGLSLPGLALGEQLYLSVKAKGWGRNGTHALMLALAEMSGIDWKNRKSVQ; this is translated from the coding sequence ATGACGTCAGCGGCGATCAGCCCAGGTGTGACGAGAATTGGCTGGATTGGGACCGGTGTGATGGGTTCCAGTATGGTCGGCCATCTGATTGCGGCGGGCTACGCCGCCACCGTATACACCCGCTCCAAATCCAAAGCAGACCCGCTGGTCGCAAAAGGGGCGAAGTGGGCCGACAGTCCGAAGAAAGTCGCGGAACAGTCGGACGTCGTCTTTTCCATTGTCGGATTTCCCAGTGATGTGCGGGAAGTACTGCTGGGCGAAAACGGCGCCCTGGCGGGATCCAAAGCCGGGACGATTCTGGTCGACATGACCACCAGCGAACCGTCTCTGGCCGTCGAGATCCACGAAAAAGCCCGTGAAAAAGGGGTGCACAGCGTGGACGCTCCTGTTTCCGGTGGTGACATCGGCGCGAAGAACGCAGCTCTTTCGATCATGATCGGGGGAGACAAAGAGGTGGTCGACGCGCTGAATCCGCTGTTTTCGACGATGGGGAAGACGCTGGTCTACCAGGGAAAAGCGGGTTCCGGGCAGCACGCCAAGATGGCCAATCAGATTCTGATTGCCACGAACATGATTGGTGTGTGTGAATCGTTACTGTACGGCTACAAGGCGGGTCTGGATCTCCCCACGATGCTGCAGTCGGTCGGCCCCGGTGCCGCCGGAAGCTGGTCACTGAACAATCTCGGTCCCCGCATCATCAGCGACAACTTTGATCCGGGTTTCTTTGTTGAGCATTTTATCAAGGACATGGGAATTGCCCTGTCCGAGGCGAAACGGATGGGCCTGTCCTTGCCCGGTCTGGCCTTGGGCGAACAGCTCTATCTCTCCGTCAAAGCCAAGGGATGGGGTCGAAACGGGACTCACGCGTTGATGTTGGCATTGGCGGAAATGTCGGGAATCGATTGGAAGAATAGAAAGTCAGTTCAATGA